From one Lotus japonicus ecotype B-129 chromosome 3, LjGifu_v1.2 genomic stretch:
- the LOC130745578 gene encoding sucrose-phosphate synthase 4, producing the protein MAVNEWLNGYLEAILDAGRSNIKKRNDGKLKITKFEEEKDQRDETLFSPTKYFVEEAINSFDESDFYRTWAKVIATRNSRERSNRLENMCWRIWQVTRKKKQIAWGDAHKLARRRLDREQGRNDAANDLSELSEGEKEKGDATASESVKDHNISRISSETKLWSEDNDKSRNLYIVLISVHGLVRGENMELGRDSDTGGQVKYVVELARALANTKGIYRVDLLTRQIAAPEVDFSYGEPIEMLSCPSDGSDSGGAYIIRLPCGPRDKYIPKESLWPHIPEFVDGALNHIVNMARALGEQVNGGKPTWPYVIHGHYADAGEIAAHLSGALNVPMVLTGHSLGRNKFEQLLKQGRLSREAINATYKIMRRIEAEEMSLDAAEMVITSTRQEIEEQWGLYDGFDLKLERKLRVRRRRGVSCHGRHMPRMVVIPPGMDFSYVTAQDSIEGERELKSLIGSGRAQSKRNLPPIWSEIMRFFTNPHKPLILALSRPDPKKNVMTLIKAFGECHALKELANLTLILGNRDNIDEMSDSSSVVLTMVLELIDKYDLYGLVAFPKHHKQSEVPEIYRLAVKTKGVFINPALVEPFGLTLIEAAAYGLPVVATKNGGPVDILKALNNGLLIDPHDQKDIADALVKLVADKNLWQECRKNGLKNIHRFSWPEHCRNYLSHIEKSRNRHSNSRLEITPITEEPISDSLRDVEDLSLRFSIEGDSKLNGEVDPEARQKKIIEAITRRVSSTGNSNASYFPGRRQRLVAVAADCYDSDGNGTEDFPAILKNVMKAAQSGISSGRVGVVLLTSLSLQETIEALNSFQVKIEEFDALVCNSGSEMYFPQKDLMADVDYEAHVEYAWPGENIRSVVTRISRFEEGEENDIVEYASACNSRCYSYIVKPGAMIRKIDDLRQRLRMRGFRCNLVYTHAGLRLNVIPLFASRKQALRYLSIKWGIDLSKVVVIVGEKGDTDYEELTAGIQKTLVLRGVVEHGSERLLRSEDSIKGEDVVSQDSPNIIYAEKSLEDYDISAILEHLKVS; encoded by the exons ATTGCATGGGGTGATGCTcacaagcttgcaagaaggcgTCTTGATCGTGAGCAAGGCCGTAACGATGCAGCGAATGACCTTTCTGAGCTCTCAGaaggtgaaaaagaaaaaggagatgCCACTGCTTCAGAATCTGTCAAGGATCATAATATTTCCAGAATCAGTTCTGAAACCAAACTTTGGTCGGAGGATAATGATAAGTCTAGAAACCTTTACATTGTCCTAATCAG TGTTCATGGTTTGGTACGAGGAGAAAATATGGAACTTGGGAGAGATTCTGATACTGGTGGCCAG GTCAAATATGTAGTAGAACTTGCTCGTGCTCTAGCTAACACGAAAGGAATTTACCGTGTTGATTTATTGACTAGACAAATTGCTGCCCCAGAAGTGGATTTCAGCTATGGAGAGCCTATAGAGATGTTGTCATGCCCCTCTGATGGCAGTGACAGTGGAGGAGCATATATTATTCGTCTACCATGTGGACCACGCGATAA GTACATCCCAAAAGAATCACTCTGGCCTCACATACCTGAATTCGTGGATGGTGCCTTGAACCACATTGTTAACATGGCAAGAGCTTTAGGGGAGCAAGTGAATGGAGGGAAGCCAACATGGCCTTATGTTATCCATGGTCACTATGCTGATGCTGGAGAGATTGCAGCTCATTTATCCGGTGCGTTGAATGTGCCTATGGTGCTAACAGGTCATTCATTAGGCCGGAACAAGTTTGAACAGTTGTTGAAGCAGGGTAGGCTCTCTAGGGAGGCCATAAATGCAACCTACAAGATCATGAGGAGGATTGAGGCTGAGGAGATGAGTTTAGATGCTGCTGAAATGGTCATCACTAGCACAAGGCAAGAGATTGAAGAGCAGTGGGGATTGTATGATGGCTTCGATCTCAAGTTGGAGAGGAAGCTTAGGGTCAGGAGAAGACGTGGAGTGAGTTGCCATGGAAGACACATGCCAAGGATGGTG GTAATTCCGCCAGGCATGGACTTCAGCTATGTAACAGCACAAGACTCAATTGAAGGCGAAAGGGAACTCAAGTCTCTGATCGGATCTGGTAGAGCTCAAAGCAAAAGGAACTTACCTCCCATTTGGTCTGAG ATAATGCGATTTTTCACAAATCCTCACAAACCATTGATACTAGCCTTGTCCCGCCCTGACCCGAAGAAAAATGTCATGACTTTGATCAAGGCTTTCGGCGAATGCCATGCCCTAAAGGAACTGGCTAACTTG ACCCTCATTCTTGGCAATAGAGATAACATTGATGAAATGTCTGACAGCAGCTCTGTTGTTCTAACCATGGTGCTCGAGCTCATTGACAAGTATGATTTGTATGGTCTAGTGGCTTTTCCCAAGCACCATAAGCAATCTGAAGTTCCAGAAATATATCGTCTGGCTGTGAAAACCAAG GGAGTTTTTATCAACCCAGCCCTGGTGGAACCATTTGGACTCACACTCATTGAG GCAGCAGCTTATGGTTTGCCCGTTGTTGCAACAAAAAATGGAGGGCCAGTGGATATTCTAAAG GCACTCAACAATGGACTCTTAATTGACCCACATGACCAGAAAGACATAGCAGATGCACTGGTAAAGCTTGTTGCAGACAAAAATCTTTGGCAAGAATGCCGCAAAAATGGGCTGAAAAACATACATCGTTTTTCATGGCCTGAACACTGCCGCAACTACCTATCCCATATAGAGAAATCCAGGAACCGCCACTCCAATTCCCGCTTGGAAATTACACCAATTACTGAAGAGCCTATAAGTGACTCATTAAGAGATGTAGAAGACCTTTCTTTAAGATTCTCCATTGAAGGAGACTCCAAGTTGAATGGAGAGGTGGACCCAGAAGCAAGGCAGAAGAAAATTATCGAAGCAATTACCCGCAGGGTCTCCTCTACTGGAAATTCTAATGCGAGTTACTTTCCTGGTAGAAGGCAAAGGCTGGTTGCAGTAGCTGCAGATTGTTATGATAGTGATGGAAACGGAACAGAAGACTTTCCGGCAATTCTCAAGAATGTGATGAAGGCTGCACAATCAGGCATTAGCTCAGGCCGGGTGGGAGTTGTATTGCTAACTAGTTTAAGTTTACAAGAGACAATTGAAGCATTGAACAGCTTCCAGGTAAAAATAGAAGAATTTGATGCTTTGGTTTGCAACAgtggaagtgaaatgtattttCCACAGAAAGATTTAATggctgatgttgattatgaagCCCATGTTGAGTATGCATGGCCTGGTGAGAATATTAGGTCAGTAGTGACCAGGATTTCTAGATTTGAAGAGGGAGAGGAAAATGACATTGTAGAATATGCCAGTGCTTGCAATTCTAGGTGCTACTCCTATATTGTGAAACCAGGAGCCATG ATTCGGAAGATAGATGACCTTCGCCAGAGGCTACGAATGAGAGGCTTCCGCTGTAACCTTGTCTATACACATGCAGGATTGAGATTGAATGTGATACCATTATTTGCTTCAAGAAAACAAGCACTGAG GTATCTGTCAATTAAGTGGGGAATAGATCTCTCCAAAGTAGTTGTAATTGTGGGAGAAAAAGGAGATACGGATTATGAAGAACTCACGGCTGGTATCCAAAAGACTCTTGTTTTAAGAGGGGTTGTTGAACATGGCAGCGAAAGGCTTCTTCGCAGTGAAGACAGTATCAAAGGAGAAGATGTGGTCTCCCAAGATAGCCCCAACATTATTTATGCAGAGAAGAGCTTAGAGGACTATGACATCTCAGCAATTCTGGAGCATCTCAAAGTATCATGA
- the LOC130744628 gene encoding glycine-rich cell wall structural protein-like, translated as MNMKPFIFLCSVSAVVLISVVLADKLSEDEIRAARGIHANFAGCDRKLESSVNGEKLNMEAYHTNCKGNTGGEGGYGGGGSGGGSSGGGGSGGGGAGGGGGSSGGGSGEGGYGGGGSGGGGGYGGGSSGGGGSSGGGGGSGGGGSEGGGHDAGGSGGASGGSGGSGGSGGGGGGYGGGGSGGSGGGSGGGGSEGGGSGGSGGGSSEGGGSGGGSYGGGGSGGSGGGSGGGSGGSGGGSEGGSGGDSGGSGGSGGSGGGSGGGSGGGSSGGGGGSGGGSEGRSGGGSYGGGGSGGSGGSGGSGGGSIGGGGGSGGGSGGGSGGGSYGGGGSGGSGGSGGGGGGSGGSGGGSGGGSGGGSYGGGGSGGSGGSGGGESGGGSGGGGYGSGGSGGGGSSGGSCGGGSGGEGGGSGGGGYGGNGNHKVSSGHHRHHGHKGGGGKSKKGGY; from the exons ATGAATATGAAGCCCTTTATCTTCTTGTGTTCTGTTTCTGCAGTGGTTCTCATCTCTGTAGTGTTGGCTGACAAGCTATCTGAAGATGAGATCAGAG CTGCTCGTGGAATTCATGCAAATTTTGCGGGGTGTGATCGCAAGCTAGAAAGTT CTGTAAATGGTGAGAAGTTGAACATGGAAGCTTATCATACAAATTGCAAAGGAAATACAGGAGGCGAAGGCgggtatggtggtggtggatctGGTGGTGGTagttcgggtggtggaggaagtggtggcggtggcgctGGGGGAGGCGGAGGCAGCAGTGGTGGTGGAAGTGGAGAAGGgggttatggtggtggtggatctGGTGGGGGTG GGGGTTATGGTGGTGGTAGTTCGGGCGGTGGAGGAAGTAGTGGCGGTGGCggaggtagtggtggtggtggaagtgaAGGAGGGGGTCATGATGCTGGTGGTAGTGGAGGAGCAAGTGGTGGAAGCGGAGGAAGtggtggaagtggtggtggtggtggtggttatgGCGGTGGTGGGAGTGGAGGAAGTGGTGGTGGAAGTGGGGGAGGTGGTAGTGAGGGTGGAGGAAGCGGTGGAAGTGGTGGAGGTAGTAGTGAAGGCGGAGGAAGTGGTGGAGGGAgctatggtggtggtggaagcggTGGAAGTGGaggtggaagtggtggtggaAGTGGGGGAAGTGGTGGCGGAAGCGAAGGTGGAAGTGGTGGAGATAGTGGTGGAAGCGGTGGAAGTGGTGGAAGCGgcggtggtagtggtggcggaAGCGGTGGAGgaagcagtggtggtggtggtggaagtggtGGCGGTAGCGAAGGTAGAAGTGGTGGAGGCAGTTATGGTGGTGGAGGAAGTGGTGGAAGCGGTGGAAGTGGTGGTAGCGGTGGAGGAAgcattggtggtggtggtggaagtggtGGCGGTAGCGGAGGTGGAAGTGGTGGAGGCAGTTATGGTGGTGGAGGAAGTGGTGGAAGCggtggaagtggtggtggtggtggtggaagcggTGGAAGTGGTGGCGGTAGCGGAGGTGGAAGTGGTGGAGGCAGTTATGGTGGTGGAGGAAGTGGTGGAAGCggtggaagtggtggtggcGAAAGCGGAGGTGGAAGTGGTGGAGGTGGTTATGGCAGTGGAGGAAGCGGTGGTGGAGGAAGCAGTGGTGGAAGTTGTGGAGGTGGAAGTGGTGGCGAAGGAGGTGGAAGTGGCGGGGGAGGTTATGGAGGAAATGGTAATCACAAAGTATCTAGCGGCCATCATCGTCACCATGGGCATAAAGGAGGTGGTGGAAAAAGCAAAAAGGGAGGATATTGA